Proteins from a genomic interval of Diospyros lotus cultivar Yz01 chromosome 6, ASM1463336v1, whole genome shotgun sequence:
- the LOC127803042 gene encoding uncharacterized protein LOC127803042, translated as MAFLSARTSLVGLYHHRHSILSIISNSNVFAPAAHDLFRCLCPSRSRNRWLSTATESAPSDLAGQNAYDLLGVSETSSLYEIKESFRKLAKETHPDLARSTNDSSAARRFIQILAAYEILSDYEKRAHYDRYLLSQRILVQRHCGQGSAMYRYDLHRTEVKQMEVVEWLKWYRFVLNDILLQKKVVFGSGYFDVLERDFYSAIHAAYYGPEIESMDLLPECFEAEERSAYDIPEVLHLVSGRDLFGMVCLAEKFPELTQSCREKLTSFASRCSGFCQSLDNVKLQTNSDLGDIGIVQMQGKSSDFHASDAYQDLELCVLGKVVAVATRVPPKSYCNGIRNEDTQDHIHVFLCLHEDPRCMRTGISRDSFMGAAVGSMNPLGTITGLGTNSEEGSCSVYNSNGTKTHVIMKHRTLLVKHMHWYQVGDKVSVCECRCSRASLPPSKFWLFEPRCGTHDIGGWYIETFARDRKGRNVPSRRYWDGFDADEQFEKRLHPAMYLLALAYRTLDLEDAKRRNRTVLGIVQGKFSGIISWCKKLI; from the exons atggcgTTCCTCAGCGCCCGGACCTCTCTCGTCGGCCTTTACCATCACCGCCATTCAATTCTCTCAATTATAAGTAATTCTAATGTCTTCGCCCCGGCCGCTCATGATCTTTTTCGTTGCTTGTGCCCTAGTCGTAGTAGAAACCGGTGGCTCAGCACCGCCACCGAATCGGCTCCGAGTGACCTCGCCGGCCAAAATGCCTACGACCTCTTAGGAGTCTCCGAAACCAGCTCACTTTACGAAATCAAAGAGTCTTTTCGAAAATTGGCCAAAGAAACCCACCCCGACCTCGCTCGATCTACGAACGATTCCTCTGCTGCTCGACGTTTCATTCAAATCCTCGCAGCTTATGAG ATACTATCAGATTATGAGAAGAGAGCCCATTATGATAGGTACCTGTTATCTCAGAGAATACTTGTTCAGAGACATTGTGGGCAAGGTTCAGCAATGTACCGATATGATTTGCACAGAACAGAAGTGAAGCAGATGGAAGTTGTTGAATGGCTAAAATGGTATAGATTTGTTCTAAATGACATTTTATTGCAGAAGAAGGTGGTGTTTGGATCTGGGTACTTCGATGTATTGGAAAGGGACTTCTATTCAGCAATACATGCAGCATACTATGGACCTGAGATAGAGTCTATGGACCTCCTTCCTGAATGTTTTGAAGCTGAAGAAAGGTCTGCCTATGATATCCCTGAAGTGCTACACTTAGTCTCTGGACGTGACCTTTTTGGAATGGTATGCCTAGCTGAGAAGTTTCCCGAGTTAACACAATCCTGCAGAGAAAAACTGACATCTTTTGCCTCTCGGTGTTCAGGGTTCTGCCAATCCCTGGATAATGTGAAACTTCAAACCAATTCTGACCTTGGTGATATTGGAATTGTTCAGATGCAAGGAAAAAGTTCTGATTTCCATGCGTCTGATGCATATCAAGATCTAGAATTGTGTGTATTAGGGAAGGTGGTTGCAGTGGCCACCAGAGTCCCTCCTAAAAGCTATTGTAATGGGATAAGAAATGAAGATACTCAAGATCATATACATGTATTTCTTTGTTTGCATGAAGATCCAAGGTGCATGAGAACAGGAATCTCTAGGGATTCCTTCATGGGTGCTGCAGTTGGATCCATGAATCCACTGGGTACAATAACTGGACTAGGGACCAATTCTGAGGAAGGATCTTGCTCTGTTTACAATAGCAATGGCACAAAAACACACGTGATTATGAAACACAGGACACTGTTG GTAAAACACATGCACTGGTATCAAGTGGGAGATAAAGTTTCTGTATGCGAATGCAGATGCAGCCGAGCTTCGTTACCTCCAAGCAA ATTTTGGCTGTTTGAGCCTCGGTGTGGCACACATGACATTGGTGGTTGGTACATAGAGACATTTGCTAGAGATAGAAAAGGACGGAATGTCCCATCCAGAAGGTATTGGGATGGCTTTGATGCAGATGAACAATTTGAAAA GAGACTTCATCCAGCAATGTATTTGCTGGCCCTTGCATATAGAACTCTAGATCTTGAAGATGCAAAAAGAAGGAATAGAACAGTCCTTGGTATTGTTCAAGGAAAATTCTCTGGAATAATCAGTTGGTGCAAGAAGCTTATATAA